CGGGAAAAGAATAATGCTGGATGCAAAAATCGCTGGAATAACCCCCGCCATGTTCACTTTCAGGGGCAGGTGTGTACTCTGTGCCGCGAACACCTGGCGGCCTTGTTGACGTTTGGCATAGTTCACCACAATGCGGCGCTGGCCACGTTCAACAAATACCACGAAGTAAGTCACAGCAAACACGATCACGGCCAGCAGCAACAGCAACAGAATGTGCAATTCCCCCTGACGCGCCTGCTCTGCCGTGGCACCGATGGCCGAAGGCAGGCCGGCAACAATACCCGTGAAAATAATCAACGAGATACCATTACCAATGCCTCTTTCGGTAATCTGCTCACCCAGCCACATGAGAAACATGGTGCCGGTGACCAGACTCACCACTGCCGTAAAGTAGAAAGCAAGACCTGGATTAATCACCAAGCCCGGCATCATGTTCGGCAGACCGGTGGCAATACCGATGGCCTGAATGGTGCCCAGAACCAGCGTGCCATACCGAGTGTACTGACTGATTTTGCGGCGACCCGCTTCACCTTCCTTCTTGAGCTCGGCCAAGGGAGGGTGAACCACAGTCAGCAGCTGAATGATAATGGACGCAGAAATATACGGCATTATCCCCAGCGCCAGTATGGACGCTCGTTCCAGGGCGCCACCACTGAACATGTTGAACATTTCAATGATGGTACCCTGTTGTTGCTGGAACAAGTCGGCAAGTACGGCGGCGTCAATACCAGGAATAGGCACGTAGGAGCCGGCGCGGAACACGACAATCGCGATCAGAACGAAAAGCAGACGGCTTTTCAGTTCACTCAGCCCGCCCTGTGCGTTTTTAGCTTCTAATCCTGGTTTCTTGGCCATAGTACTTATTATTCCTCGATTTTACCGCCGGCGGCTTCGATGGCAGCACGGGCACCTTTGGTGACACCCAGACCAACCACAGTCACTTGACGGTCAATGGTACCGGACAGTACAACCTTGGCAAACTGGATGTTCTTGGTCAGAACGCCAGCCTGTTTCAGGGTGTTCAGATCCACCACGTCGCCTTCAACTTTCGCCAGTTCGCTCAGACGGACTTCAGCGCTGACCAGGGCCTTGCGCGAAGTAAAACCAAACTTCGGCAGACGCTGTTTCAGCGGCATCTGACCGCCTTCAAAACCGTTGCGAACCTTACCACCGGAACGGGACTTTTGACCCTTGTGGCCGCGGCCGCCGGTCTTGCCCAGACCGGAACCGATACCACGACCCACGCGCTTGGCGGAAGGCTTGGAGCCGGCGGCAGGAGACAGAGTATTCAAACGCATGCGATTACTCCTCTACCTTAACCATGTAGTAAACCTTGTTGATCATACCGCGTACGCAAGCTGTGTCTTCCAGCTCAACGGTGTGACCAATGCGACGCAGACCGAGGCCACGCAGCGTTGCCTTGTGCTTAGGCAGACGACCGATGGAGCTACGAGTCTGAGTTACTTTAACAGTCTTGTTAGCCATGGCGCATTACCCCAGAATTTCGTCAACGCTCAGACCACGCTTGGCAGCGACCTGCTCGGGCGACTTCATATGAGCCAGAGCGTCGATGGTAGCGCGAACTACGTTGTTCGGGTTGGTGGAACCGTAGGTCTTGGCCAGTACGTTGTGCACGCCGGCCACTTCCAGAACGGCGCGCATAGCACCACCGGCAATGATACCGGTACCTTCGGAAGCAGGCTGCATGTACACGTTGGAGCCAGAGTGACGACCCTTAACCGGGTGGAACAGGGTGCCGTTGTTCAGGCCAACGGTGTGCATGTTGCGACGAGCCTGTTCCATCGCCTTTTGAATGGCGGCGGGTACTTCACGGGCCTTGCCGTAACCAAAACCAACGCGACCGTTACCGTCACCTACCACAGTCAGAGCGGTGAAGGAGAAGATACGACCACCTTTTACAACTTTTGATACACGGTTTACTGCAATGAGCTTCTCTTGCAGTTCACCGGCTTGAGCTTCGATTTTTGCCATTTTCGACTCCACCCTTAGAACTGAAGACCAGCTTCACGGGCAGCAGCAGCCAGGGCGGCTACACGACCGTGATATTGGAAACCGGAACGGTCAAAAGCGACCTCTTTAACACCTTTCTCGAGCGCGCGCTCAGCGATGATTTTACCGATCAGCGCGGCGGCATCGATGTTACCAGTTGATTTCACCTGTTCGCGAACAGACTTCTCGACGGTAGACGCGGAAGCCAGAACAGCGGTGCTGTTCGGTGCAATAACCTGGGCATAGATGTGGCGCGGAGTACGGTGAACCACCAGGCGAGTAGCACCCAGTTCCAGCATCTTTTTGCGTGCTTTGGTAGCACGACGGATACGAGCTGCTTTTTTGTCCATAGTGTTACCTTACTTCTTCTTAGCCTCTTTGCTGCGAACCTGCTCGCCAAAGTAGCGAACACCCTTGCCCTTGTAGGGCTCCGGCTTGCGGTACGCACGAATGTTGGCAGCAACCTGGCCGATCAGCTGCTTGTCGGCAGACTGGAGAACGATCTCAGTCTGGGAAGGACACTCAGCGGATACGCCTTCAGGCAGCGCATGCTCAACCGGATGAGAGAAACCCAGAGACAGGGCAATAGCATTGCCTTTCATCTGAGCACGATAACCCACACCAACCAGCTGCAGCTTGCGTTCGAAGCCTTGGGTAACACCGATAACCATGTTGTTGACCAGGGCACGGGCGGTACCGGCCTGGGCATTGGCGCCTTCCACGTTTTCACGGGGGGCAAAGGTCAACTGGTTGTCGTTCTGGCTGATTTCAACGGCGGCATTGATGGTACGGTTCAGCGTACCCTTGCCACCCTTGATGGTGATTTCCTGACCGTTCAACGTCACTTCTACGCCGGCAGGAATTTCGATAGGTGCCTTAGCAACGCGAGACATATCTACTCCTTAAGCAACGTAGCAGATGATCTCACCACCCATACCGGCTTTACGCGCGGCACGGTCGGTCATCACACCTTGAGACGTGGAAACGATGGCCACACCCATGCCGGCCATAACCTTCGGCAGTTCGTCGCGCTTCTTGTAGATGCGCAGACCGGGGCGGCTTACACGCTGCAGCAGTTCAACCACGGGGGTGCCCTGGAAATACTTCAGAGTAACTTCCAGTTCGGCCTTGGCGTCAGCAGAGACAGCGTAGTCAGTGATATAACCTTCTTCTTTCAGGACCTTGGCAATCGCTACCTTGACCTTGGAGGAAGGCATGGAGACAGCAACTTTGTTGGCTGCCTGACCGTTGCGGATGCGGGTCAGCATATCCGCGATCGGATCTTGCATGCTCATTGTGTATTACTCCCGTGTTCGCTTACCAAGAAGCCTTCTTCAGGCCCGGAATTTCACCCTTCATCATCAGTTCGCGCACCTTGATGCGGCTCAAACCGAACTTCCGCAGGAAACCGTGCGGACGACCGGTGATGTTGCAGCGGTTACGCTGACGAGAGGGGCTTGCGTCACGGGGCAGTTGCTGCAGCTTGAGCACTGCGTCCCAACGGTCTTCATCAGAAGTCTTGACGTCGGAAATGATGTCTTTCAGTGCCTGACGCTTGGTTGCATATTTGGCAACCAGCTTTGCGCGCTTGACTTCGCGAGCTTTCATTGATTGTTTTGCCATAACCCTACACCTTACTTACGGAATGGGAAGTCAAAGGCAGCCAGCAGAGCACGACCTTCTTCGTCTGACTGGGCAGTGGTAGTGATGGTGATATCCAGACCACGTACACGATCTACCTTGTCATAATCGATTTCAGGGAAGATGATTTGCTCACGCACGCCCATGGAGTAGTTACCACGACCATCGAACGACTTAGGGTTCAGGCCACGGAAGTCACGGATCCGGGGGATAGAGATGCAAATCAGACGCTCCAGGAACTCCCACATACGCTCGCCGCGCAGAGTTACTTTACAACCAATGGGGTAGCCTTCACGGATTTTGAAGCCAGCAACGGATTTACGAGCTTTGGTGACCAGCGGCTTTTGACCGGAAATGGCGGCCAGATCGGCAGCAGCATTATCCAGGATCTTTTTATCAGCCAGGGCTTCACCCACACCCATGTTCAGGGTGATTTTCTCAATCCGAGGGACTTGCATGATAGACTTGTACCCGAACTGGCTTTTCAGTTCATTTACTACAGTTTCGTTGTAGTAATCATGCAGTTTCGCCATCGTATTACTCCAATTACTTCACAAGTTCGCCGGTGGATTTGAAGAAACGGACTTTTTTGCCGTCTTCAATCCGGAAACCTACGCGGTCAGCCTTGCCAGAGGCAGAGTTGAACAGCGCTACGTTAGATACGTCAATCGGTGCTTCCTGGTCGATGATGCCGCCAGCCTGACCCAGTTGGGGCACGGGCTTCTGGTGCTTCTTGACCATGTTGATACCAGAGACGAGAACCTTACCTTCCTCGGTCAGGACCTGGGTGACAGTGCCACGCTTGCCCTTGTCCTTGCCGGTAAGAATGATGACTTCGTCATCGCGACGGATTTTAGCTGCCATCGTTTGACTCCTTACAGTACTTCAGGTGCCAGTGAAACAATCTTCATGAACTTCTCAGAACGAAGCTCACGAGTCACCGGGCCAAAAATACGAGTACCGATCGGCTGGTGATTGTTGTTAAGAATCACGGCCGCATTACGGTCGAAACGGATGACAGAGCCGTCCGGACGACGAACGCCTTTACGGGTGCGTACGACCACCGCGTTCATTACATCACCTTTTTTAACCTTACCGCGCGGAATTGCTTCCTTAACGGTAACTTTGATGATGTCGCCGATGCCGGCGTAACGGCGGTGCGAACCACCCAGGACCTTAATACACATTACGCTGCGCGCGCCGGAGTTGTCGGCCACGTCCAGCATACTTTGCATTTGGATCATGTTAGTGCTCCGCTAAAATTACTACGTTAAAACCCCTTTCAGGGCATGTTGGCTGCCAAAGAAGGCGCGGCATTATAGCACTGCCAATCCCGAAAAGGTAGCGTAAAAAACAAACGGCCCATCGCTGGGCCGTTTGACCGGGTTAGTATATCAGAGAACGTTAGGCCTTGACCGGACGCTCAATGATTTTTACCAGGGTCCAGGACTTGGTCTTGGACAGAGGACGGCATTCGCGAATGGTCACGACGTCGCCGGCCTTGCACTCGTTGTTCTCATCATGAACGTGCAGTTTGGTAGTACGCTTGATGTACTTCCCGTAGATCGGGTGCTTCACGAAGCGGTTGATAGCCACAGTGATGGACTTGTCCATCTTGTCGCTGACTACACGGCCCTGCAGAGTACGAATGGTTTGTTCGCTCATCTTAGGCACCTGCCTTTTCATTCAGAACAGTCTTAACACGCGCGATGTCGCGACGTACCGTTTTGAGGTTGTGAGTCTGAGCCAGCTGGCCAGTGCTCGCTTGCATGCGCAGGTTGAACTGTTCACGCAGCAGGTTCAGCAGCTCCTGGTTCAGCTCTTCAACACTCTTCTCACGCAGATCTTGTGCTTTCATCACATCACCGTCCGAGTTACAAAAGTGGTTCTTACGGGCAGTTTGGCAGCAGCCAGGGCGAAGGCTTCACGAGCCAGCGCTTCCGGTACGCCATCCATTTCGTACAGAACACGACCCGGCTGGATCTGTGCTACCCAGTACTCCACGTTACCCTTACCTTTACCCATACGTACTTCCAGGGGCTTCTCGGTAATCGGCTTGTCCGGGAAGATACGGATCCAGATCTTGCCCTGACGCTTGACGTGACGAGTCATGGCACGACGCGCTGCTTCGATCTGGCGAGCAGTGATACGTCCACGAGTGGTCGCTTTCAGACCAAAGGAACCAAAGGATACCTGGTTACCTGAGGTCGCCACACCGCGGTTACGGCCTTTGTGGACTTTACGGAATTTCGTACGTTTTGGTTGCAACATATCCGAGTCTCCTTACTTACCGCGGCCTTTGCGCTTGGGCTTGGACGGGGCTTGAGGCTCTTGAGCAACGGCCTGCAGGCCGCCCAGTACCTCACCCTTGAAGATCCAAACCTTCACGCCAATGATGCCGTAAGTGGTAGATGCTTCAGAAGTTGCGTAATCGATGTCGGCACGCAGGGTGTGCAGAGGCACACGACCTTCACGGTACCATTCGGTACGCGCGATTTCAGCGCCGCCCAGACGACCGCTCACTTCTACCTTGATGCCCTTGGCGCCAATGCGCATGGCGTTCTGAACCGCGCGTTTCATGGCACGACGGAACATTACGCGACGCTCCAGCTGGGACGCGATGGAATCGGCAACCAGCTGACCGTCGAGCTCAGGCTTACGCACTTCGGAAATGTTGATCTGAGCAGGTACGCCAGCCAGTTTGGCGACGTGCTTGCGCAGTTTTTCAACGTCTTCGCCTTTCTTGCCGATAACCACGCCGGGACGAGCGGTGTGAATGGTCACACGGATGCTCTTGGCCGGACGCTCGATAACGACGCGAGAAACGGAGGCGTTCTTCAGTTCCTTGTTGAGGAACTGACGTACCTGAAAATCGCTGTGCAGGTTGTCAGCGAAGTCCTTGGTATTCGCAAACCAGGTCGAATTAAAAGGCTTGGTGATACCTAAGCGAATACCATTCGGGTGTACTTTCTGGCCCATTGCTTATCTCCTAGCCTCTTAGCGGTCGGACACAACCACAGTGATGTGGCTGGTACGCTTCATGATACGGTCCGCGCGGCCCTTGGCACGAGGACGAATACGCTTCATGGTGGGACCTTCGTCAACGAAGATCTTGGTCACCTTCAGCTCATCGATATCCGCACCTTCGTTGTGCTCGGCATTAGCAATGGCAGATTCCAGTACCTTCTTGACCAGAACGGCAGCCTTTTTGGGGCTGAACGCCAGGACATTCAGTGCCTTGTCTACGGACAAGCCGCGAACTTGATCGGCTACCAGGCGCGCCTTCTGGGCAGAAGTACGAGCAAAGCGGTGTTTAGCTATAGCTTCCATCTTTTACCCCTTAACGCTTCTTGGCCTTCTTATCAGCGACATGGCCGCGATAAGTACGAGTCGGTGCAAATTCACCCAGCTTGTGACCGATCATTTCATCGGAAACGTAGACAGGTACGTGCTGACGACCATTATGGACAGCGATGGTCAAACCGATCATGTTCGGAATGATCATTGAACGACGGGACCAGGTTTTAATTGGCTTTTTATCCCCGCTTTCCACCGCTTTCTCTACCTTCTTCAGCAAGTGCAGGTCGATAAACGGACCTTTCTTGAGAGAACGTGGCATGGTGATACCTCTAAAAAACTATTACTTGTTACGGTGACGTACCACGAACTTGTCGGTACGCTTGTTTTTACGGGTCTTGGCGCCCTTGGTCGGTTTACCCCAGGGGGTAACCGGGTGACGGCCACCAGAGGTACGACCTTCACCACCACCGTGCGGGTGGTCTACCGGGTTCATCGCCACACCACGTACGGTCGGGCGAACACCACGCCAGCGCTGTGCACCGGCTTTACCCAGCTGACGCAGCATGTGCTCAGCGTTGCCAACTTCACCCAGGGTGGCACGGCATTCGGCCAGCACCTTGCGCACTTCACCAGAGCGCAGACGCAGGGTCACGTAGTTGCCTTCGCGAGCCAGGATCTGGGCGTAAGTACCGGCGGAACGGGCGATCTGCGCGCCTTTGCCAGGCTTCATTTCAATCGCGTGAACGGTAGAGCCCACGGGAATGTTGCGCATCGGCAGGCAGTTGCCGGCCTTGATCGGAGCAGCGTCACCGGAGAACAGCTGATCGCCAGCCTGAACGCCTTTCGGGGCCAGGATGTAACGACGCTCACCGTCTGCGTACAGCACCAGAGCGATGTTGGCAGAGCGGTTCGGATCATACTCAAGACGCTCAACCTTGGCCGGAATACCGTCCTTGTTGCGCTTGAAGTCGATGATACGGTAGTGCTGCTTGTGACCACCACCGATGTGACGGGTGGTGATGCGACCGTTGTTGTTGCGGCCACCAGACTTGGACTTTTTGTCCAGCAGGGCTGCAAACGGCTTGCCTTTGTACAGTTCCGGGTTGCTGATCTTGACGACATGACGGCGACCCGGAGAAGTAGGCTTACATTTTACGATTGCCATTTTGAATTACTCCTCTCTTACTCGGCACCGCCGATGAAGTCGATGTCCTGACCTTCTTTCAGGGTCACGTAGGCCTTTTTCCAATCGGAACGCTGGCCAACACGCATGCCGGTACGCTTGGTTTTACCCTTTACCAGCAGAGTGCGAACATCTTTAACTTCAACTTCGAACAGCTTCTCGACCGCAGCCTTAACTTCGGCTTTGGTAGCATCCTTGGCGACCTTGAACACGATGGTGTTGGTCTTCTCGGCAACCATGGTGCTTTTTTCAGAGATATGCGGCGCCTTCAGAACTTTCAGAATACGCTCTTCACGGATCATGCCAGCATCTCCTCGATTTGCTTAACTGCGTCGGCAGTTACCAGTACCTTGTCGAACGCGATCAGAGAAACCGGGTCGATACCGGCCACGTCACGCACGTCAACCTTGTACAGGTTGCGGGCGGCCAGGAACAGGTTCTCGTCCACTTCGCCGGTGATGATCAGAACGTCGTTCAGATCCCACTGCTTCAGCTTGGCAACCAGTTCTTTGGTCTTCGGCGCTTCCACACCGAACTTCTCTACCACGATCAGACGCTCTTGACGTACCAGTTCAGACAGGATGCTCTTGATGGCACCACGGTACATCTTCTTGTTGACCTTCTGGCTGTGATCTTGCGGCTTGGCTGCAAAAGTCACACCACCGGAACGCCAAATCGGAGAGCGGATGGTACCGGCACGGGCCCGGCCGGTGCCCTTCTGGCGCCACGGCTTCTTGCCGCCGCCGGACACTTCGGAACGGGTCTTCTGAGCACGAGTACCTTGACGAGCACCGGCGGCATAGGCCACAACAACCTGATGCACCAGAGCTTCGTTGAACTCACGCCCGAAGGTAGTTTCGGAAACTTCAAGAGCGCCTTGCGCGTCTTTCATTACCAATTCCATTACTATCTCCTCAGACGTTACGCTTTAACGGCAGGTTTAACGATGACGTTGCCGTTAGTCGCACCCGGGACTGCACCTTTGATGAGCAGCAGGTTACGATCAACATCAACGCGAACCACTTCCAGGTTCTGAGTGGTTACCCGCTCAGCACCCATGTGACCGGCCATTTTCTTGCCCTTGAACACGCGACCCGGAGTCTGGTTCTGACCAATAGAACCCGGAGCACGGTGAGACAGAGAGTTGCCGTGAGTCATGTCCTGAGTGCGGAAGTTCCAGCGCTTAACAGCACCAGCGAAACCTTTACCCTTGGAAGTACCGGTAACGTCTACTTTCTTGACATCAGCAAAGATGTCGACTTTCAGCTCGGCACCAACTTCGATGCTGTCGCCTTCGCCTTCACCCAGGCGGAATTCCCACAGACCGCGACCCGCTTCAACACCGGCTTTGGCGAAGTGGCCAGCTTCCGGCTTGGTGATGCGGTTAGCTTTCTTGGTGCCAGCGGTCACCTGGATGGCAGCATAGCCATCCTGTTCCAGTGTTTTCACCTGGGTAACACGGTTGGCATCTACTTCGATAACGGTGACCGGGATGGACACGCCGTCTTCGGTGAAGACACGGGTCATACCCAGCTTACGACCTACTAGACCGATTGCCATTGATAAAACCTCTTTCCGTTATTAGCCCAGGCTGATCTGGACGTCTACGCCAGCAGCCAGATCCAGACGCATCAGCGCATCGACAGTTTTGTCGGTGGGCTCAACGATGTCGACCAGACGCTTGTGAGTACGAATTTCGTACTGATCACGTGCATCTTTGTTCACGTGTGGAGATACCAGTACGGTGTAGCGCTCTTTGCGAGTCGGCAGCGGGATGGGACCGCGAACCTGGGCGCCGGTGCGCTTGGCAGTTTCTACGATCTCCGCAGTAGACTGGTCGATCAGGCGATGATCGAACGCCTTCAGGCGGATACGAATTCTTTGGTTCTGCATTACCAGAGCTCCAATTGGATAAAGAACATAAAATCAACACCGCCTGCTCTTTTAAATAAAGAGGGGGTGCGATTTAACAACGGTGCCCACCATATCGGGGGCCTGTAATGGGTCAGGAGCTACCTGACCGAAGCCTTTCGGCTACTTGGTAAAGTTAACCAAGCGAGCGGCATTATACGGTAATGGTGCCGTGTTGCAAGTCTGCTCTGTTATTTTTTAACCAGTGACAAGCGAGAGGAGTGGAGCGGCAGGAGTGGGAAATAAAGATCCAAAAAGAGCCCTTACGGGCTCTTTGGTGCATGTCGTGATAATGAAGCTTACCGGCGAGCCTGAAGGTGCTGCTCGGCGTTGGTCAGGGCCACTTCCACCTGCTCCGGGGCCACGCCACCCAGGGCACAGCGGCTGGCCAGGCTGGACTCCAGAGTCAGGCGCGGGTAGACGTCGTCTTCAATCACGTCGCTAAACTGTTTGAAGTCTTCCAACGGCAGCTCTTCCATCGGCAGTTTCTTGCCGATGGCGTGCACTACTATGGCACCCACAATGTGGTGGGCTTCCCGGA
The nucleotide sequence above comes from Oceanimonas doudoroffii. Encoded proteins:
- the rpsQ gene encoding 30S ribosomal protein S17 encodes the protein MSEQTIRTLQGRVVSDKMDKSITVAINRFVKHPIYGKYIKRTTKLHVHDENNECKAGDVVTIRECRPLSKTKSWTLVKIIERPVKA
- the rpsN gene encoding 30S ribosomal protein S14; this encodes MAKQSMKAREVKRAKLVAKYATKRQALKDIISDVKTSDEDRWDAVLKLQQLPRDASPSRQRNRCNITGRPHGFLRKFGLSRIKVRELMMKGEIPGLKKASW
- the secY gene encoding preprotein translocase subunit SecY, with protein sequence MAKKPGLEAKNAQGGLSELKSRLLFVLIAIVVFRAGSYVPIPGIDAAVLADLFQQQQGTIIEMFNMFSGGALERASILALGIMPYISASIIIQLLTVVHPPLAELKKEGEAGRRKISQYTRYGTLVLGTIQAIGIATGLPNMMPGLVINPGLAFYFTAVVSLVTGTMFLMWLGEQITERGIGNGISLIIFTGIVAGLPSAIGATAEQARQGELHILLLLLLAVIVFAVTYFVVFVERGQRRIVVNYAKRQQGRQVFAAQSTHLPLKVNMAGVIPAIFASSIILFPGTVASWFGQGEGWFANLLQELSLTLQPGQPLYVMLYAAAIIFFCFFYTALVFNPRETADNLKKSGAFIPGIRPGEQTARYIDKVMTRLTLVGALYITFICLVPQFLMTAWNVQFYFGGTSLLIIVVVIMDFMAQVQTHMMSHQYGDVLRKANLKGYNR
- the rplP gene encoding 50S ribosomal protein L16, producing the protein MLQPKRTKFRKVHKGRNRGVATSGNQVSFGSFGLKATTRGRITARQIEAARRAMTRHVKRQGKIWIRIFPDKPITEKPLEVRMGKGKGNVEYWVAQIQPGRVLYEMDGVPEALAREAFALAAAKLPVRTTFVTRTVM
- the rplB gene encoding 50S ribosomal protein L2; protein product: MAIVKCKPTSPGRRHVVKISNPELYKGKPFAALLDKKSKSGGRNNNGRITTRHIGGGHKQHYRIIDFKRNKDGIPAKVERLEYDPNRSANIALVLYADGERRYILAPKGVQAGDQLFSGDAAPIKAGNCLPMRNIPVGSTVHAIEMKPGKGAQIARSAGTYAQILAREGNYVTLRLRSGEVRKVLAECRATLGEVGNAEHMLRQLGKAGAQRWRGVRPTVRGVAMNPVDHPHGGGEGRTSGGRHPVTPWGKPTKGAKTRKNKRTDKFVVRHRNK
- the rplR gene encoding 50S ribosomal protein L18; amino-acid sequence: MDKKAARIRRATKARKKMLELGATRLVVHRTPRHIYAQVIAPNSTAVLASASTVEKSVREQVKSTGNIDAAALIGKIIAERALEKGVKEVAFDRSGFQYHGRVAALAAAAREAGLQF
- the rpmD gene encoding 50S ribosomal protein L30, which translates into the protein MANKTVKVTQTRSSIGRLPKHKATLRGLGLRRIGHTVELEDTACVRGMINKVYYMVKVEE
- the rplW gene encoding 50S ribosomal protein L23, coding for MIREERILKVLKAPHISEKSTMVAEKTNTIVFKVAKDATKAEVKAAVEKLFEVEVKDVRTLLVKGKTKRTGMRVGQRSDWKKAYVTLKEGQDIDFIGGAE
- the rpmC gene encoding 50S ribosomal protein L29, whose translation is MKAQDLREKSVEELNQELLNLLREQFNLRMQASTGQLAQTHNLKTVRRDIARVKTVLNEKAGA
- the rpsE gene encoding 30S ribosomal protein S5, whose translation is MAKIEAQAGELQEKLIAVNRVSKVVKGGRIFSFTALTVVGDGNGRVGFGYGKAREVPAAIQKAMEQARRNMHTVGLNNGTLFHPVKGRHSGSNVYMQPASEGTGIIAGGAMRAVLEVAGVHNVLAKTYGSTNPNNVVRATIDALAHMKSPEQVAAKRGLSVDEILG
- the rpsH gene encoding 30S ribosomal protein S8, translated to MSMQDPIADMLTRIRNGQAANKVAVSMPSSKVKVAIAKVLKEEGYITDYAVSADAKAELEVTLKYFQGTPVVELLQRVSRPGLRIYKKRDELPKVMAGMGVAIVSTSQGVMTDRAARKAGMGGEIICYVA
- the rplE gene encoding 50S ribosomal protein L5: MAKLHDYYNETVVNELKSQFGYKSIMQVPRIEKITLNMGVGEALADKKILDNAAADLAAISGQKPLVTKARKSVAGFKIREGYPIGCKVTLRGERMWEFLERLICISIPRIRDFRGLNPKSFDGRGNYSMGVREQIIFPEIDYDKVDRVRGLDITITTTAQSDEEGRALLAAFDFPFRK
- the rplC gene encoding 50S ribosomal protein L3, which produces MAIGLVGRKLGMTRVFTEDGVSIPVTVIEVDANRVTQVKTLEQDGYAAIQVTAGTKKANRITKPEAGHFAKAGVEAGRGLWEFRLGEGEGDSIEVGAELKVDIFADVKKVDVTGTSKGKGFAGAVKRWNFRTQDMTHGNSLSHRAPGSIGQNQTPGRVFKGKKMAGHMGAERVTTQNLEVVRVDVDRNLLLIKGAVPGATNGNVIVKPAVKA
- the rplV gene encoding 50S ribosomal protein L22, producing the protein MEAIAKHRFARTSAQKARLVADQVRGLSVDKALNVLAFSPKKAAVLVKKVLESAIANAEHNEGADIDELKVTKIFVDEGPTMKRIRPRAKGRADRIMKRTSHITVVVSDR
- the rpsJ gene encoding 30S ribosomal protein S10, with translation MQNQRIRIRLKAFDHRLIDQSTAEIVETAKRTGAQVRGPIPLPTRKERYTVLVSPHVNKDARDQYEIRTHKRLVDIVEPTDKTVDALMRLDLAAGVDVQISLG
- the rpsC gene encoding 30S ribosomal protein S3 encodes the protein MGQKVHPNGIRLGITKPFNSTWFANTKDFADNLHSDFQVRQFLNKELKNASVSRVVIERPAKSIRVTIHTARPGVVIGKKGEDVEKLRKHVAKLAGVPAQINISEVRKPELDGQLVADSIASQLERRVMFRRAMKRAVQNAMRIGAKGIKVEVSGRLGGAEIARTEWYREGRVPLHTLRADIDYATSEASTTYGIIGVKVWIFKGEVLGGLQAVAQEPQAPSKPKRKGRGK
- the rplF gene encoding 50S ribosomal protein L6 translates to MSRVAKAPIEIPAGVEVTLNGQEITIKGGKGTLNRTINAAVEISQNDNQLTFAPRENVEGANAQAGTARALVNNMVIGVTQGFERKLQLVGVGYRAQMKGNAIALSLGFSHPVEHALPEGVSAECPSQTEIVLQSADKQLIGQVAANIRAYRKPEPYKGKGVRYFGEQVRSKEAKKK
- the rpsS gene encoding 30S ribosomal protein S19; this translates as MPRSLKKGPFIDLHLLKKVEKAVESGDKKPIKTWSRRSMIIPNMIGLTIAVHNGRQHVPVYVSDEMIGHKLGEFAPTRTYRGHVADKKAKKR
- the rplO gene encoding 50S ribosomal protein L15 translates to MRLNTLSPAAGSKPSAKRVGRGIGSGLGKTGGRGHKGQKSRSGGKVRNGFEGGQMPLKQRLPKFGFTSRKALVSAEVRLSELAKVEGDVVDLNTLKQAGVLTKNIQFAKVVLSGTIDRQVTVVGLGVTKGARAAIEAAGGKIEE
- the rplN gene encoding 50S ribosomal protein L14, whose translation is MIQMQSMLDVADNSGARSVMCIKVLGGSHRRYAGIGDIIKVTVKEAIPRGKVKKGDVMNAVVVRTRKGVRRPDGSVIRFDRNAAVILNNNHQPIGTRIFGPVTRELRSEKFMKIVSLAPEVL
- the rplX gene encoding 50S ribosomal protein L24 codes for the protein MAAKIRRDDEVIILTGKDKGKRGTVTQVLTEEGKVLVSGINMVKKHQKPVPQLGQAGGIIDQEAPIDVSNVALFNSASGKADRVGFRIEDGKKVRFFKSTGELVK
- the rplD gene encoding 50S ribosomal protein L4 translates to MELVMKDAQGALEVSETTFGREFNEALVHQVVVAYAAGARQGTRAQKTRSEVSGGGKKPWRQKGTGRARAGTIRSPIWRSGGVTFAAKPQDHSQKVNKKMYRGAIKSILSELVRQERLIVVEKFGVEAPKTKELVAKLKQWDLNDVLIITGEVDENLFLAARNLYKVDVRDVAGIDPVSLIAFDKVLVTADAVKQIEEMLA